The following coding sequences lie in one Rhizobium rhododendri genomic window:
- a CDS encoding N-acetylmuramoyl-L-alanine amidase — protein sequence MLLTTIATARAAPATVPSAASPVTAASADPILAYGARIAGDDARTRVVIELDREPSVAVHYLADPPRVVVDLPATAFGFPAKDLDARGLFKDIRYGTMDKDSARIVLTAIKPVKLVVARVQSNETGRGYRLVLDAEMVPPEQYAELVRKQTWTDEDTAADVGPVVPVENVKPNDFLIAVDAGHGGIDAGAMASDGLTPEKQITLAFAKALTEKLNAQPGIKAFLTRDSDSYLSLSQRVTIARQNHAALFISLHADTLKQKDIRGSTVYTISDKASDRLAADVADRENSSDKLAGSEVKAPPPGVADILTDLTRRETQAFSVSLAQDVLNSFKGQIAMINNPHRYAGFQVLTAPDVPSILVELGFLSNKEDEKLLLDEEWRGKLVDRLTEAVRQYRAVTVANGG from the coding sequence ATGCTGCTTACAACGATCGCGACAGCTCGGGCCGCTCCGGCTACTGTGCCATCAGCCGCATCGCCGGTCACCGCTGCCTCCGCCGATCCCATCCTCGCCTATGGTGCCCGCATTGCTGGCGACGACGCCCGCACACGCGTGGTCATCGAACTCGACCGCGAGCCGTCCGTTGCCGTGCATTACCTTGCCGATCCGCCACGCGTCGTTGTCGACCTGCCTGCAACAGCCTTCGGTTTTCCGGCCAAGGATCTCGATGCCCGCGGGCTTTTTAAGGATATCCGATACGGGACGATGGACAAGGACAGTGCCCGCATCGTTCTGACTGCCATCAAACCGGTTAAACTGGTGGTCGCGCGGGTGCAGTCGAACGAAACCGGCAGGGGATACCGTCTGGTGCTCGACGCCGAGATGGTGCCGCCGGAACAGTACGCCGAACTCGTGCGCAAGCAGACATGGACCGACGAGGATACCGCCGCCGATGTCGGCCCGGTGGTCCCCGTCGAAAACGTCAAGCCGAACGATTTCCTGATTGCGGTGGATGCCGGCCACGGTGGCATCGATGCCGGTGCCATGGCGAGCGACGGCCTGACACCCGAAAAGCAGATTACGCTCGCCTTCGCCAAGGCGCTGACGGAAAAGTTGAACGCCCAACCCGGCATCAAGGCCTTCCTCACCCGGGACAGCGATTCCTACCTCTCGCTGTCGCAGCGCGTGACGATCGCCCGCCAGAACCACGCCGCCCTGTTCATATCGCTGCACGCCGACACGTTGAAGCAGAAGGATATTCGCGGTTCGACAGTCTACACCATATCCGACAAGGCGTCGGATCGGCTGGCCGCAGACGTCGCGGACCGTGAAAATTCTTCCGACAAGCTGGCTGGCAGCGAGGTCAAGGCGCCGCCGCCGGGCGTGGCCGACATCCTGACTGACCTTACCCGACGCGAGACGCAGGCCTTCTCCGTATCGCTCGCGCAGGATGTCCTGAATTCATTCAAGGGCCAGATCGCGATGATCAACAATCCCCACCGGTATGCCGGCTTCCAGGTGCTGACGGCGCCCGACGTGCCCTCCATCCTGGTCGAACTCGGCTTCCTGTCCAACAAGGAAGACGAAAAGCTGCTGCTCGACGAAGAGTGGAGGGGCAAGCTGGTGGACCGGCTGACCGAGGCAGTTCGGCAATACAGGGCAGTGACGGTCGCAAACGGCGGTTGA
- a CDS encoding penicillin-binding protein 1A has protein sequence MVRLIGYFFGLACIVFVGAAAAAAVYLGVVSKDLPNYEVLANYAPPVTTRIHAGNGALMAEYARERRLFLPIQAIPDRVKAAFLSAEDKNFYNHAGVDITGLGRAVLVNLQNFGSGRRPVGASTITQQVAKNFLLSADQTFDRKLKEAILSFRIEQAYSKDKILELYLNEIYFGLNAYGIASASLTYFDKPVTDLTIAETAYMASLPKGPANYNPFRHADAAIARRNWVIDRMVENGYVSQADGEDAKKQPLGVVTRRSGGTVVAADFFSEEVRRQIIDKYGDKQLYEGGLSVRTSLDPQLQIEARKALQDGLVGYDERRGYHGPLKQISTATDWGIELSKIPALSDVPEWKIAVVLAVSSDGVDIGLQPDVDPSGKLSTERKRASIAAADMRWAYRSAEANGKTAKTPAGVLSPGDVIYVEKLADSAGYRLRQPPKVQGGLVAMDPHTGRVLAMVGGFSYGQSQFNRATQAMRQPGSSFKPFVYAAAMDNGYTPASVALDDPIEIQLSNGTVWRPENYEGEGGGAHTLRFGIEHSRNLMTVRLANDMGMNLVAEYAERFGIYDKMAPVLAMSLGAGETTVLRMVSAYSVIANGGKQIKPTLIDRIQDRYGKTIFKHEERVCDGCNATDWQNQQEPTVVDNREQVLDPMTAYQVTSMLQGVIIRGTAAGKIKLNTEVAGKTGTTNDQKDAWFVGYTPNLVAGLYVGYDTPTDLGRGVQGASLAAPIFNDFMQAATKGEPPEKFVVPTGMTMASVDRKTGMAAQPGDPDSIVEAFKPGTGPATSYTVIGAGNAGGEVQLAPEEILKTSPQANQAVTSGSGGLY, from the coding sequence ATGGTCAGACTTATTGGATATTTCTTTGGCTTGGCCTGCATCGTCTTCGTCGGCGCTGCTGCGGCTGCCGCCGTCTATCTGGGCGTCGTCTCCAAGGATCTGCCGAATTACGAAGTGCTGGCCAACTATGCGCCGCCGGTGACCACCCGCATCCATGCCGGCAACGGCGCGCTGATGGCCGAATATGCCCGCGAACGCCGGCTCTTCCTGCCTATTCAGGCTATTCCCGATCGCGTTAAAGCCGCCTTCCTCTCCGCGGAAGACAAGAATTTCTACAACCACGCTGGCGTCGACATCACCGGTCTTGGCCGCGCCGTACTCGTAAACCTGCAGAATTTCGGTTCCGGTCGTCGTCCGGTGGGCGCCTCGACGATTACCCAGCAGGTGGCCAAGAACTTCCTGCTGTCGGCCGACCAGACCTTCGACCGCAAGCTGAAGGAAGCGATCCTGTCCTTCCGCATCGAGCAGGCCTACAGCAAAGACAAGATCCTCGAACTCTATCTCAACGAGATCTACTTCGGCCTCAACGCCTATGGCATCGCCTCTGCGTCGCTGACCTATTTCGACAAGCCGGTAACGGACCTGACGATTGCCGAGACCGCTTATATGGCGTCGCTGCCGAAAGGTCCTGCCAACTACAATCCTTTCCGTCATGCCGACGCCGCCATCGCCCGCCGCAACTGGGTCATCGACCGCATGGTCGAGAATGGCTATGTCAGCCAGGCCGACGGCGAGGATGCGAAGAAGCAGCCGCTCGGCGTCGTAACCCGCAGATCCGGCGGCACGGTCGTCGCCGCCGACTTCTTCTCCGAAGAAGTACGCCGGCAGATCATCGATAAGTATGGCGACAAGCAGCTCTATGAAGGCGGTCTTTCAGTCCGCACCTCGCTCGATCCGCAGTTGCAGATCGAGGCACGCAAGGCGCTGCAGGACGGTCTGGTCGGTTATGACGAGCGTCGCGGTTATCACGGTCCGCTGAAGCAGATCTCGACAGCGACAGACTGGGGCATCGAGCTCTCAAAAATACCTGCCTTGTCGGATGTTCCCGAATGGAAGATTGCCGTCGTGTTGGCGGTCTCGAGCGATGGTGTCGATATCGGCCTGCAGCCGGATGTCGATCCATCCGGCAAGCTGTCGACAGAGCGCAAGCGCGCCTCGATTGCAGCCGCCGATATGCGCTGGGCGTATCGTTCCGCCGAAGCCAATGGCAAGACGGCGAAAACACCGGCCGGCGTCCTCTCGCCCGGCGACGTCATCTATGTCGAGAAACTGGCTGATTCCGCCGGCTACCGCCTTCGCCAGCCGCCGAAGGTACAGGGCGGCCTGGTGGCGATGGACCCGCATACCGGTCGCGTTCTCGCCATGGTCGGCGGCTTCTCCTACGGTCAGTCGCAGTTCAACCGCGCCACCCAGGCCATGCGCCAGCCCGGCTCGTCCTTCAAGCCGTTCGTCTACGCTGCTGCCATGGACAACGGCTATACGCCGGCCTCGGTCGCGCTCGACGATCCAATTGAAATCCAGCTGTCGAACGGTACGGTCTGGCGGCCGGAAAACTATGAAGGCGAGGGCGGCGGCGCCCACACGCTCCGCTTCGGCATCGAGCACTCGCGCAACCTGATGACAGTGCGACTGGCAAACGACATGGGCATGAACCTCGTTGCCGAATATGCCGAACGGTTCGGCATCTATGACAAGATGGCGCCTGTGCTTGCCATGTCGCTCGGCGCTGGCGAAACGACTGTGCTGCGCATGGTCTCGGCCTATTCGGTCATTGCCAACGGCGGCAAGCAGATCAAGCCGACGCTGATCGACCGCATCCAGGATCGTTACGGCAAGACCATCTTCAAGCATGAGGAGCGCGTCTGCGACGGCTGCAATGCCACGGACTGGCAGAACCAGCAGGAGCCGACGGTTGTCGATAACCGCGAACAGGTTCTCGACCCGATGACCGCCTATCAGGTGACGTCGATGCTGCAGGGCGTCATCATCCGCGGCACCGCTGCTGGCAAGATCAAGCTCAACACCGAAGTTGCCGGAAAGACTGGGACGACCAACGACCAGAAGGATGCTTGGTTCGTCGGCTACACCCCGAACCTCGTGGCTGGTCTGTATGTCGGCTACGACACGCCGACCGATCTCGGTCGCGGCGTGCAGGGCGCCTCTTTGGCGGCCCCGATCTTCAACGACTTCATGCAGGCTGCCACCAAGGGCGAGCCGCCTGAGAAATTCGTCGTGCCGACCGGAATGACCATGGCATCCGTCGATCGAAAGACCGGCATGGCCGCCCAGCCCGGCGATCCCGATTCGATCGTCGAGGCATTCAAGCCCGGCACCGGACCTGCGACCTCCTACACCGTCATCGGCGCCGGCAATGCCGGTGGCGAGGTGCAACTGGCGCCGGAAGAAATCCTGAAGACATCACCGCAGGCCAACCAGGCCGTGACATCAGGCAGCGGCGGACTTTATTAA
- a CDS encoding pyridoxamine 5'-phosphate oxidase family protein — MAKFFETLEPHHHRFIEAQHMFFTATAAPTGHVNMSPRSTDLFRILGNNAAMYLDRSGSGNETAAHLRINDRLTMMFCSVEGPPLILRLYGKGRVIHRNSDEFAKLLQEKYENTAPLGARQMVWLDFDIVQTSCGYGVPLFEYREERTQMDAWAKAKGVDGIEDYWREKNQVSLDGFPTGLFDTPAAAKS, encoded by the coding sequence ATGGCCAAATTTTTCGAAACGCTAGAACCCCATCACCATCGCTTCATTGAAGCGCAGCACATGTTTTTCACGGCGACGGCCGCTCCAACGGGCCACGTCAACATGTCGCCGCGCAGCACAGACCTGTTCCGCATTCTCGGCAACAATGCCGCGATGTATCTCGATCGCAGCGGCAGCGGCAACGAGACTGCCGCCCATCTGAGAATAAACGACCGACTGACGATGATGTTCTGCTCCGTCGAGGGACCGCCGCTCATCCTCAGGCTCTACGGCAAGGGACGCGTCATTCACCGCAATAGCGACGAATTTGCCAAGCTTCTGCAGGAAAAATACGAAAACACGGCGCCGCTTGGGGCTCGCCAGATGGTGTGGCTCGATTTCGATATCGTTCAGACATCCTGCGGCTACGGCGTTCCACTGTTTGAATACCGGGAAGAGCGCACCCAGATGGACGCCTGGGCAAAAGCCAAGGGCGTGGATGGGATCGAGGACTACTGGCGTGAAAAGAACCAGGTCAGTCTCGACGGTTTTCCGACCGGTCTGTTCGACACGCCGGCAGCCGCCAAGTCGTAG
- the greA gene encoding transcription elongation factor GreA, protein MAVAFTKEESFETASETLLPDRPISTHPNLVTEAGLKALELQMQQARAAYEVASKIDEVNERRRQTAIPLRDTRYLAARLRTAQVIPAPENADTVGFGNTVTFSRDDGRVQTYRIVGEDEADPKAGSISFVSPVARLLLGKAVGDVVVIGDGELEIKAIS, encoded by the coding sequence TTGGCCGTTGCCTTCACCAAGGAAGAGAGTTTCGAGACGGCATCCGAGACCCTGTTGCCGGATCGTCCGATTTCCACGCACCCGAACCTTGTGACTGAAGCTGGCCTCAAGGCGCTCGAACTGCAGATGCAGCAGGCGCGCGCCGCCTATGAGGTGGCAAGCAAGATCGACGAGGTCAACGAGCGGCGTCGGCAGACAGCCATCCCGCTGCGCGATACGCGCTATCTTGCGGCCAGGCTTCGGACGGCACAGGTGATCCCTGCCCCGGAAAACGCCGATACCGTCGGTTTTGGCAATACCGTCACTTTCAGCCGCGACGATGGCCGGGTGCAGACATACCGAATCGTTGGCGAGGACGAGGCGGACCCAAAGGCCGGGTCGATATCCTTCGTCTCTCCTGTCGCGCGCCTTCTGCTCGGCAAGGCTGTCGGCGACGTCGTCGTCATTGGAGATGGCGAACTCGAGATCAAGGCGATTTCATAG
- a CDS encoding MYG1 family protein gives MNPDFLVTHSGGFHADELLSSVILTKLYPAARIVRSRSPEWIKPNPDRIIYDVGGSYDADQQIFDHHQRGAPLRDDGQPYSSFGLVWKHYGRDYLAASAIADADIDPIHASFDSSFVLPIDLMDNGALSPTGPLAGLTLPALLETLKPVFDETDPEADDRCFHAALAIARSFVEARIARSAAKLRAEALVHKAIVDAGDGRILELPMGMPFRPAIVKAGADQLLFVVHPRDKDWCVTGIRRAAEGFELRADLPAAWAGLTNGELEAASGVEGASFCHNGRFIAAARTREAALAMAALAVDEAVAIGLKPAIDTETATA, from the coding sequence ATGAATCCAGATTTTCTCGTCACCCATTCCGGTGGCTTTCATGCCGACGAGCTTCTGTCGAGCGTCATCCTCACCAAATTGTACCCCGCCGCGCGAATCGTCCGCAGCCGGTCACCAGAGTGGATCAAGCCGAATCCGGATCGGATCATTTACGATGTCGGCGGCAGCTATGACGCGGACCAGCAGATCTTCGATCACCACCAGCGCGGCGCGCCCCTGCGCGACGATGGGCAGCCGTATAGCTCGTTCGGGCTGGTCTGGAAGCATTACGGTCGCGACTACCTCGCCGCGTCGGCTATTGCAGACGCGGACATCGACCCTATCCATGCTTCCTTCGACAGCAGCTTCGTCCTGCCGATCGACCTCATGGACAATGGCGCTCTTAGTCCAACGGGGCCGCTGGCCGGGCTGACTCTGCCGGCGCTGCTGGAAACGTTGAAACCGGTGTTCGACGAGACAGACCCTGAAGCCGACGATCGTTGTTTTCACGCCGCTCTAGCAATCGCCCGCAGCTTCGTCGAGGCACGGATTGCCCGCAGCGCCGCAAAATTGCGTGCGGAGGCATTGGTCCACAAGGCTATCGTCGATGCCGGGGATGGACGTATTCTCGAACTGCCGATGGGCATGCCGTTCCGCCCGGCTATCGTCAAGGCCGGGGCCGATCAGCTGCTGTTCGTGGTTCACCCGCGCGACAAGGACTGGTGCGTGACCGGCATTCGCCGCGCTGCAGAAGGCTTCGAACTGAGAGCCGACCTGCCCGCTGCATGGGCGGGGCTCACCAATGGCGAACTGGAGGCGGCGTCCGGTGTCGAAGGCGCCAGCTTCTGCCACAATGGCCGCTTTATCGCTGCAGCGAGGACGCGGGAGGCTGCCCTTGCCATGGCGGCACTCGCCGTCGATGAGGCCGTCGCCATCGGCCTGAAACCGGCAATCGACACGGAAACCGCCACCGCCTAA
- a CDS encoding ArsR/SmtB family transcription factor, with protein sequence MENDNAILAFAALAQSTRLATFRLLVSHEPHGVPAGELARMLDIPQNTMSAHLATLSRAGLVRSERRSRSIIYRADLEGFERLTLFMIKDCCGGDPALCAPLVSRLIPRCGQENPT encoded by the coding sequence ATGGAAAATGACAATGCGATTCTGGCTTTTGCAGCCTTGGCCCAGTCGACGCGGCTCGCGACATTCCGCCTGCTCGTAAGCCACGAGCCGCACGGAGTGCCTGCTGGCGAACTGGCGCGGATGCTGGACATCCCGCAGAACACCATGTCGGCGCATTTGGCGACGCTGTCTCGCGCAGGCCTGGTGAGGAGCGAGCGCCGCAGCCGATCGATCATTTACCGCGCGGATCTGGAAGGCTTCGAGCGCCTGACCCTTTTCATGATCAAGGACTGCTGCGGCGGAGATCCCGCCCTTTGCGCGCCCCTGGTGTCCAGACTGATTCCGCGCTGTGGACAGGAAAACCCGACATGA
- the arsB gene encoding ACR3 family arsenite efflux transporter — MSNFERYLTVWVFLCIIVGIALGHLMPGIFHAVGAAEIAKVNIPVAILIWLMIIPMLLKIDFGSLSKVGRYWRGIGVTLFINWAVKPFSMALLGWLFIGWLFRPFLPATQIDSYIAGLIILAAAPCTAMVFVWSNLTKGEPHFTLSQVALNDAIMIVAFAPIVGLLLGLSAITVPWDTLMISVALYILIPVAIAQILRRSFLSSGRTAVFETLMAKLQPLSLVALLATLVLLFGFQGEQIIAQPTIIALLAVPILIQVYFNSGLAYILNRISGEQHCVAGPSALIGASNFFELAVAAAISLFGFQSGAALATVVGVLIEVPVMLSVVWIVNHSKAWYERGPSVSRNTSTEEP, encoded by the coding sequence ATGTCAAATTTCGAGCGCTACCTCACTGTTTGGGTTTTCCTATGCATCATCGTTGGCATCGCCCTCGGCCATCTGATGCCCGGCATCTTCCATGCCGTCGGCGCGGCTGAGATTGCAAAGGTTAATATCCCCGTCGCCATCCTCATCTGGCTGATGATTATTCCCATGCTTCTCAAGATCGACTTCGGCTCGCTGTCCAAGGTCGGCAGGTACTGGCGTGGGATCGGGGTCACCCTGTTCATCAACTGGGCTGTGAAGCCGTTTTCGATGGCGCTGCTGGGATGGCTTTTCATCGGCTGGCTTTTCCGCCCGTTTTTGCCTGCAACCCAGATCGATTCCTACATCGCAGGCCTCATCATACTGGCGGCTGCCCCATGCACTGCAATGGTCTTCGTCTGGTCCAATCTGACCAAGGGCGAACCTCACTTCACGCTGTCTCAGGTCGCTCTCAACGATGCCATCATGATCGTCGCCTTCGCGCCTATCGTCGGACTGCTCCTCGGATTATCGGCGATTACGGTACCGTGGGACACGCTGATGATATCGGTGGCGCTCTATATCCTCATCCCTGTTGCAATCGCCCAGATACTGCGCCGCAGTTTCCTTTCCAGCGGCCGGACGGCTGTCTTTGAAACCTTGATGGCGAAGCTCCAGCCGCTGTCGCTGGTCGCTCTTCTGGCGACGCTCGTGTTGCTCTTCGGCTTTCAGGGCGAGCAGATCATCGCCCAGCCTACGATCATAGCCCTGCTGGCGGTGCCGATCCTGATCCAGGTCTATTTCAATTCCGGCCTGGCTTATATCCTGAACCGCATCTCGGGAGAGCAGCATTGCGTGGCCGGCCCGTCGGCGCTGATCGGCGCCAGCAATTTCTTCGAACTTGCGGTGGCCGCTGCGATCAGCCTGTTCGGGTTCCAGTCGGGCGCGGCGCTTGCCACCGTCGTCGGCGTGCTGATCGAAGTGCCCGTGATGTTGTCCGTCGTCTGGATCGTGAACCACTCGAAGGCCTGGTACGAGCGCGGCCCTTCGGTCTCCCGCAACACCTCCACAGAGGAGCCATGA
- the arsC gene encoding arsenate reductase (glutaredoxin) (This arsenate reductase requires both glutathione and glutaredoxin to convert arsenate to arsenite, after which the efflux transporter formed by ArsA and ArsB can extrude the arsenite from the cell, providing resistance.), whose product MTMDVTIYHNPACGTSRNTLALIRNAGIEPTVIEYLQTPPSRTELVGLLTGAGLSPRNALREKGTPYDERGLGNLSLTDEQIIDAMLQHPILINRPFVVTPLGTRLCRPSEAVLDILPHRQVGAFSKEDGQQVIDEKGNRLV is encoded by the coding sequence ATGACCATGGATGTCACTATCTATCATAATCCTGCCTGCGGGACCTCCCGCAATACTCTGGCGCTGATCAGGAACGCGGGTATCGAACCGACGGTGATCGAGTACCTGCAGACGCCTCCCTCGCGGACTGAACTCGTGGGGCTGCTGACCGGCGCAGGCCTGTCGCCGCGCAACGCACTGAGGGAAAAGGGCACGCCTTACGATGAACGCGGCCTCGGCAATCTGTCGCTGACGGACGAGCAGATCATCGACGCCATGTTGCAGCACCCGATCCTGATCAACCGTCCATTCGTTGTCACGCCGCTCGGAACGCGCCTCTGCCGCCCCTCGGAAGCGGTGCTGGATATCCTTCCCCATAGGCAGGTCGGCGCCTTTTCGAAGGAAGATGGTCAGCAGGTCATAGACGAAAAGGGCAATCGTCTTGTCTGA
- the arsH gene encoding arsenical resistance protein ArsH — MSELPAADLRHIRMPDLDALRTDISHHKPRILFLYGSLREVSYSRLLADEARRLLEHFDCEVRMFDPRGLPLPDAEPADHPKVVELRELSEWSEGQVWVSPERHGAMTGIMKAQIDWIPMSIGSVRPTQGKTLAVMEVSGGSQSFNAVNQMRILGRWMRMITIPNQSSVPQAFQQFDADGRMKPSPLYDRVVDVCEELVKFTLLTRDASSYLTDRYSERREDAGRLEARTTLKSI; from the coding sequence TTGTCTGAATTGCCCGCCGCAGATCTGCGCCACATCCGGATGCCCGACCTCGATGCGCTGCGGACAGACATCTCGCATCACAAGCCCCGTATTCTGTTTCTCTATGGCTCGCTTCGTGAGGTTTCCTATAGTCGGCTCCTCGCGGACGAGGCCCGTCGCCTGCTCGAGCATTTCGATTGCGAAGTCCGTATGTTCGATCCGCGCGGTCTGCCGCTTCCCGATGCGGAGCCGGCCGACCACCCGAAGGTCGTAGAACTCCGCGAACTTTCCGAATGGTCCGAGGGCCAGGTCTGGGTAAGCCCGGAGCGCCACGGCGCGATGACCGGCATCATGAAGGCTCAGATCGACTGGATCCCGATGTCCATCGGTTCGGTTCGCCCGACGCAGGGCAAGACGCTCGCCGTCATGGAAGTCTCCGGTGGCAGCCAGTCGTTCAACGCTGTCAACCAGATGCGAATCCTCGGCAGGTGGATGCGGATGATCACCATTCCGAACCAGTCCTCCGTACCGCAAGCGTTCCAGCAGTTCGACGCCGATGGCAGGATGAAGCCGTCTCCGCTTTACGATCGCGTGGTCGATGTCTGCGAGGAACTGGTCAAATTCACGCTGCTGACACGCGACGCGTCTTCCTACCTGACGGACCGCTACAGCGAGAGGCGCGAGGATGCCGGTCGACTGGAGGCGCGGACCACGTTGAAGTCGATATGA
- the arsK gene encoding arsenite efflux MFS transporter ArsK — MKRFDLPVAAILGLGVTQIVGYGTLYYSFGILAPDMARDLGASVEWMFGALSAALLIGGFVAPWLGGWIDRFGAGRIMAIGSLIAALALAACALAPNRFAFAVILVFIEAAANFVQYGAAFALLVQINPKVAQRSITTLTLIAGFASTIFWPTTTALHAHLPWREVYVVFSLLNLAICLPIHAWLALSTAKVRRNGAATAPAPVEGALAEGQRRVGFALMVVGFAFLSLVSSAILVHMVPLMASLGLGTMAALVGTVFGPAQVASRVINMVFGRNLHPLRLAALSGLLVSVAIVVLDATAPSTSGAIAFAVLFGFGNGIFSIAAGTLPLYLFGSEGYGRLQGKLMSARLIVGATAPFAFAVSLASAGAAISLGVVAAFGAIATFSFLRIGRIAATPHRVSGKIG, encoded by the coding sequence ATGAAGCGCTTCGACCTGCCGGTGGCTGCCATTCTCGGCCTGGGGGTCACGCAGATTGTCGGCTACGGCACGCTCTATTACTCGTTCGGCATTCTGGCGCCTGACATGGCACGGGATCTCGGCGCCTCGGTGGAATGGATGTTTGGTGCCCTGTCGGCAGCGCTGCTGATCGGCGGGTTCGTCGCACCCTGGCTCGGAGGATGGATAGACCGCTTCGGAGCAGGCAGGATCATGGCGATCGGTTCGTTGATAGCAGCCCTGGCGCTCGCCGCCTGCGCTCTGGCTCCCAACCGTTTCGCCTTCGCGGTGATACTGGTGTTCATCGAGGCGGCCGCTAATTTCGTCCAGTACGGAGCGGCCTTCGCGCTGCTGGTGCAGATCAACCCCAAAGTTGCACAGCGGAGCATTACTACCCTGACGCTGATCGCCGGCTTTGCCTCGACGATCTTCTGGCCCACCACCACGGCCCTGCATGCCCATCTGCCGTGGCGGGAGGTCTACGTCGTCTTTTCGCTTCTCAATCTGGCCATCTGCCTGCCGATCCACGCATGGCTTGCACTGTCTACTGCCAAGGTGCGCCGAAACGGCGCCGCCACCGCGCCAGCCCCTGTCGAAGGCGCACTCGCCGAGGGGCAGAGACGCGTCGGTTTCGCGCTGATGGTCGTTGGCTTTGCATTTCTGTCGCTGGTGAGCTCGGCCATTCTTGTGCATATGGTGCCGCTCATGGCGTCGCTGGGGCTCGGAACCATGGCCGCTCTCGTCGGCACCGTGTTCGGTCCGGCGCAGGTCGCCAGCCGCGTGATCAACATGGTCTTCGGTCGCAACCTTCATCCTTTGCGACTGGCGGCGTTGTCCGGGCTTCTCGTCTCTGTCGCCATCGTGGTGCTCGATGCGACTGCGCCTTCGACATCAGGCGCAATCGCATTTGCTGTGCTGTTTGGTTTCGGCAATGGCATATTCAGCATCGCGGCTGGGACGCTGCCGCTGTACCTGTTTGGCAGCGAAGGTTATGGCAGGCTGCAGGGAAAACTTATGTCCGCACGGCTGATTGTCGGAGCGACGGCGCCGTTCGCCTTTGCCGTATCGCTGGCATCTGCAGGGGCGGCGATCTCGCTCGGTGTTGTCGCAGCCTTTGGTGCCATTGCCACCTTCAGCTTTCTCCGGATCGGCCGGATTGCCGCAACGCCACATCGCGTTTCCGGAAAAATCGGGTGA
- a CDS encoding SDR family NAD(P)-dependent oxidoreductase, protein MSGKTVLITGANKSIGFETARQLGRLGYRIWLGSRDAERGGVAVRQLQAEGDDVRLLAIDVTSDESVATAVATVSAADHKLDVLINNAGISGGPPVPPSQQPLAAIRDVYETNVFGAIRVTQAFIPLLTAAGEANIVMVSSGLGSIGWVSDPAHPFYAVNPMGYNSSKSALNAVTVAFAKELVASGIHVNAVDPGYTATDFNDHSGYRTVEQAAAGIVWLASHDATGPNAGFYFDGQTVPW, encoded by the coding sequence ATGAGTGGAAAAACAGTTCTCATCACCGGCGCCAACAAGAGCATAGGCTTCGAGACGGCACGCCAACTCGGCCGGCTTGGCTACCGGATCTGGCTTGGCAGCAGGGACGCTGAGCGCGGCGGGGTGGCTGTCCGTCAATTGCAGGCGGAGGGTGATGACGTCAGGCTGCTCGCGATCGACGTTACCAGCGACGAGAGCGTGGCTACCGCTGTCGCCACGGTCTCTGCAGCCGATCACAAGCTCGACGTGCTGATCAACAATGCCGGCATCTCGGGCGGCCCGCCGGTGCCTCCGAGCCAGCAGCCCCTCGCTGCCATCCGCGACGTCTACGAGACCAATGTGTTCGGCGCCATCCGGGTGACGCAAGCCTTCATACCCTTGCTGACAGCGGCGGGCGAAGCCAACATCGTCATGGTCAGCAGCGGTCTTGGCTCGATTGGCTGGGTTTCCGATCCGGCCCATCCCTTTTATGCCGTCAATCCGATGGGCTACAACAGCTCGAAGTCGGCGCTCAACGCGGTCACCGTGGCCTTCGCCAAGGAACTCGTGGCCAGCGGCATCCATGTCAACGCCGTCGATCCCGGCTACACGGCGACGGATTTCAACGACCACTCCGGCTATCGCACGGTGGAGCAGGCAGCGGCCGGGATCGTCTGGCTGGCCAGCCACGATGCGACCGGCCCCAATGCTGGCTTCTATTTCGACGGGCAGACCGTGCCTTGGTGA